The Agromyces sp. G08B096 DNA window CGCCTCGGCGACAGCGCGTCGTCGGCGACGCACCTCGTCGGGCTGGACGCGGAGGGGCGCGATCGCCGACCAACTGCTGGTCTTCGCCGCGCGGAGCGTGCGACGAGCTCGTGCGACGCCGCCGAGTCCGGCCATCGCCTGCAACGCGGCGGCGAACTCGCCGGCGATCGCGCCCGGCTGCTTCACGAGGAGCAGCCGGATGGACCGGAGGAGGGCGAGCGGGAGGAAGCTGAGCCAGTGCAGGGGCACGAGCGCCGCCGGGGCGTACACGAGCCGGCGATGCAGCTCGGCGGTGCGTTCGAGCCGCCGCGCACGACGGGAGACCCGGCCGCGGCCGACCTGGACGCCGGCGACTCCCGATTCGGCGACCTCGACGTGCGCGGTCGGAACGACGCGGACGCGGTGGCCGGCCAGCCGCGCGCGGATGGAGAAGTCGAGCCCGTCGTCGGCGACCGGCAGCGCGTGGTCGAAGCCGTCGAGCTCGCGCCAGACGGTGTGGCGGACGAGGAGCCCGGCCGAGTCCACCCCGAGGACGTCGCTCAGATCGTCGTGCTGGCCCTGGTCGAGCTCGTCCGTGACCAGGTCGACGGTCCGCCCGAACCGGGTCACCGACCGCCCGAGGTGAGCGATGCGGTCGGGAGACTCCCATTGCATGAGCTTCGGGCCGGCGACGGCGACCGAGCGCTCGGTCTCGAGGACCGCGCCGAGCGCGTCGAGGGCACCGGGCGCCGGTGCCGAGTCCTCTGCCAGCAGCCAGAGCGCGTCGCCGTCGCCCGCCGGCGCCTCCAGCACGCGCTCGGCGGCGCGCACGGCCTCGCCGAAGGAGACCCTGGTGGGGAGCTGGACGACGTGGCTCGGAACCGCGGCTTCGATGTCGGCGGTCGCCGCGGCATCCGCGTCGTTCAGGACGACGATGAGGGCGTCGGGGGTGCGGCGCTGGGTGCGGAGCGCTTCAATGGTGCGGCGGAGGCGGTCGCCGCCGCGGTGCACGACGAGGATGGCGGTGACTCGAGGGAACATCGGGGCCAGCCTAGGCTCCGGGTCAGCCGTGAGCGGCCACCCCGTCTGGCGTGCCGCGAACCGATCGTCCGCGGCACGCGACGTCCGTCGGGGTGCCGTCAGCCCGCGCGCTTGCGGAGCTTGCGCCGCTCGCGCTCGGAGAGCCCGCCCCAGATCCCGAACCGCTCGTCGTTCGCGAGCGCGTACTCGAGGCACTGGGCCCGGACTTCGCAGCCCGTGCAGATCTTCTTCGCGTCGCGGGTCGATCCGCCCTTCTCAGGGAAGAAGGCTTCCGGATCGGTTTGCGCGCACAGCGCGTCGCTCTGCCAGGCCAGCGGATCATCGTCGACGTTCCCCCGAACGCCCGGAACGCCGAGGCGAACCGGATCGACGAACCAATCCTCAGGTACCCCAGAACGATATTCAGGATTGCCCATATCGTCTCCCACCCAGTTGTACCGACCGCCACGGGGGCGTGTCAGGACAATTACACCGGTGTAATTCGGAGGCGTCAAGTCGCGAACAATAAACCTTCAATCATCGCTGGAGGCTTCGCACGCGCCGCGACACGCCGCGAGCGTGTCGCAGTTGTGATGATGGGATGCCTCACGCCGCGGCGCGACGGGCCTCCCAGGCGCTCCGGACCATGTCTTCGAGGGTGTGCCGCATGCGCCAGTCGAGGTCCCGCGCGGCCAGTTCGCCCGACGCGACGATGCGCGCGGGGTCGCCGGTCCGGCGCGGACCGATCTCCGGTTGGAAGGCGATGCCCGTGACCTCGGCCACCGCGTGCATGATCTCACCCACGGACACGCCGTCGCCGGAGCCGAGGTTGTAGACGGGCTCGAGCGGCGCGCCGGCATCGAGGCGCTCGGCGGCGACGACGTGCGCGTCGGCGAGGTCGGCGACGTGGATGTAGTCGCGGACGCAGGTGCCGTCGGGCGTCGGGTAGTCGTCGCCGTTGATGCGGGGCGTCCGGCCCTCGAGGAGCGCGTCGAAGACCAGCGGGAAGAGGTTGTGCGGGCTGACGTCGTAGATCTCGTCGCTGCCGGAGCCGACGACGTTGAAGTAGCGGAGCGAGGTGTGCGCGAGCCCCGTCGCCCTGGCCTGGTCGGCGAGGAGCCACTCGCCGATGAGCTTCGACTCGCCGTACGGCGACTCGGGGTGCTTCTCGGTGGCCTCGGTGACGAGGTCGACGTCGGGCGTGCCGTAGACGGCTGCGCTCGAGGAGAAGACGATGCGCTCCACGCCGCGCTCGGCCATCGCGGCGAGCAGGGTCGTCGTGCCGGTGACGTTCTGCTGGTAGGTGTGCAGGGGGCGCTGCACCGAGACGCCCGCGTACTTGAAGCCGGCGAGGTGGACGACGCCCGTGATCGGGAACCGGGAGAACGTGTCTTCGAGGAGCGGTCCGTCGAGGATCGTGCCCTGCACGAACGGCGTGCCGTCGGGGAGGAAGGCGCGCCGACCCGAGGAGAGGTCGTCGATCACGACGGTCTCGATGCCCTTCGCCTGGAATGCGCGCACGACGTGCGCGCCGATGTATCCGGCGCCTCCGGTGACCAGCCAGCTCATCTCACCCTTTCCGGCCCGGTGCCTCCGGAGCCTCCCCGATCGTATCGGGGCGACTCCGGAGGCACCGGGCCGCGGCGGGTGCAGGAGCCGGGCTCACGCGTCGACGAGCGAGCGGTGCCTCGGGTCGCGCGTGGGATCGGGGATCGGGAGGCGGCCGTATCCGTCGCGAACGAGCACCCGGATGGTGGCGACGAGGCCCCAGACGAAAAGGGTGATGAGCAGCAGCAGAACGATGATCGTGGTCATGGCAGAAAAACTACGGCTTGCGACATCCTGCCGACAGTGGCAGAGTGACCAAGCAACGACGTAATCCTGCCAATACGCACCGCCCGCCGGAGGACCCATGCTCCAGACCATCGCCTGCATCGCCCTCCCCCAGATGGCGCCGTTCGAATTCGGCGTGATCTGCGAGGTCTTCGGCATCGACCGGCGCGAGCACGGCGGCCCCACCTTCGACTTCCACGTCGTCGCCGCCGACCCCGGCCCCGTTCGCACCAAGCTCGGCTTCGACATCGTCGTGAACGAAGGGCTCGACGCCGCGCGCACCGCCGATCTCGTCGCGGTCCCGGCCTCCCTCATCGACCAGGCGCCCGACGAGCGCGTGCTCGAGGTCGTCCGTGACGCCGTCGACCGTGGCGCCTGGGTGCTGTCGGTCTGCTCCGGCTCCTTCACGCTCGGGCACGCCGGGGTGCTCCGCGGCCGCCGCGCGACCACGCACTGGATGTACACCGACCGCATGGCCGAGCTGTTCCCCGACACCGAGGTCGACCCGGATGTGCTCTTCGTGCAGGACGGGAAGGTCGTGACCGGCGCAGGCACCGCCGCCGGCATCGACGCCGCGCTGCACATCGTGCGCACCGAGCTCGGACAGTCCGCCGCCAACATCGTCGCCCGGCGCATGGTCGTGCCTCCGCAGCGCGACGGCGGGCAGTCCCAGTTCATCCAGACCCCCGTCGTGGAGTACCGCAGCGACTCGTTCGCGCGCATCACCGAATGGATGCTGGAGCACCTCGACGAAGACCTCACCGTCGACCGCCTCGCCCGCAAGGCGCTCATGTCGCCCCGCACGTTCGCCAGGAAGTTCCGGGCCGAGACGGGCACGACGCCGAACGCCTGGCTCAACCGGCAGCGGCTCCTCCGCGCCCAGCAGCTGCTCGAGGAGACCGACCTGACGCTCGAGGAGATCGCCCGCGAGGCCGGGTTCGGTCAGGCGGCCGTCATGCGCCACCACTTCTTGAAGGTCCTGCAGACGACGCCCACGGCGTACCGCCGGCTGTTCGGCGTGCGAACCGCCGCCGCGGGCTCACCGGCTCGCGTGGCCGCAGCCGCCGGTGCTCAGCACGAGCTGATCGCCGCCGGCTGACTCACTCGAGGGATGCCCCGATCCCGGCGCCCGTCGTCGCGACCCAGGCGACCCCGGCACCGGTGACGACGAGCTCCCGCTCGTCGGGCGTGACGTAGACCGCGCCGCCGCGCGGCACGTCGATCGCGTCAGCAGCGCCGTCGAGCCGGACGGCCCCCCCCTCGGCGAGGACGATCGCCGGGCCGTCGAGCACGATCCGCGCCTCCGAGGCGCCGGGCTCCACGCGGTGCAGGACGAAGTCGGGCACGTCGGGCCGGAACGTGCGCACGCCGGGCGAGGTCGCCTCGGGCTCGAGCCGCGGCGGCTCGATGGGGGTGAAGTCGAGCACGTCGACGAGCTCGCTCACGTCGATGTGCTTGGGTGTGAGGCCGCCGCGCAGCACGTTGTCGCTCGCGGCCATCAGCTCGATCCCGAGTCCGCGGAGGTAGGCGTGGATGTTGCCCGCGCGCAGGTACAGCGCCTCGCCGCGGGCGAGCCGCACGCGGTTGAGCAGCAGCGAGATGACGATGCCCGGATCGCCGGGGTACGCCTCGGCGAGCTCGCCGACCGTCTCGAACGACCGCGCGAGGCCGGGTGCCGCCGCCGACGCGGCCGGCGCGAGCCGGACGACGCGCTCCACCACCCACGACGCCTGTCCCGTGTCGCCGCCGCGACCATCCTGCAGCAGCCATTCGACCGTCCGCTCGAGCCCGTCCTCCCCCGCGAGATGGGACTCCAGCAGGTCGAGGGCGCCGGGATCGGGCTGCTCGTCCGCGGCATCCGCCTGCCGGAGTGCGGCCAGAACGGCTCGCACCTCGGCGAGGGGACGGAAGCCCGACAGGGCGTCGAACGTCTCGCTCACGGCGACGATGAGCTCGGGTTTGTGGAACGCGTCCTTGTAGTTGCGGTCGTAGGCGTCGATCGCGACGCCGTCGGCCTCCTCGCGGGCGAACCCCGCCCGCGCCTGCTCGGGAGTCGGGTGCGCCTGGAGCGACAGCGGACCGCCGGCGGCGAGCAGCTTCAAGAGGAACGGCAGACGACCGGATGCCCCGAGCCCCGGCCCGAGCGCACGCTCGGGGTCTGCGGCGATCCACTCGGCGAGATCGGCTGCCCCGCCGGTCTGCGCGGGGTCGACGATCCGGGCGGGCGAACCGGGGTGCGCGCCGAGCCAGAGCTCGGCCTCCGGGCCTCCGGACGGAGCGGTGCCGAGGAACGCGGCGATGTCGTTGGTCGAACCCCACGCGTAGTCACGCGGAGTGTTGCGGATCGCGACAAACATGCAGCGGACGTCCTTTCAGGCCATTCGCCCCAACCTACAACGGCTTCGTCCGGCATCGACGGGGCTGCATAGGCTCGGGGCATCCGTCGACGCATCGATGCACAGGAGCTGCCATGACCTTCGAACCGCTCGCCAGCGACTTCTACTCGTACGAGCGCCTGCTGACCGACGAGGAGCGCGAGGCGCTCGGTCGGCTCCGCGCGTGGCTCGAGGCCGACGTGAAGCCGATCATCGGCGGGTACTGGGAGCGCGCGGAGTTCCCGATGCAGGTCGTGAAGCCGCTCGCCGAGCTCGGCGTCCTCTCCTACGCGTGGGGGGAGACGAAGCCGTTCGAGAACTCGGCGGTGTTCCGCGGCTTCGTGGCCCTCGAACTGGCCCGGGTGGATGCCTCCGTCGGCACGTTCGTGGGGGTCCAGAACGGCCTCGCGACCGGGTCGATCTCGCTCGCCGGCTCGGCCGAGCAGCGGGCGGAGTGGATCCCCAAGCTCGCCTCGGGCGAGGTCATCGGCGCATTCGGCCTCACCGAGCCGACCTCCGGGTCCGACTCCGCGCGGGGCCTGCGCACCACGGCCCGGCGCGAGGGCGACGAGTGGGTGCTGAACGGCGCGAAGCGCTGGATCGGCAATGCGACCTTCTCGGACATCACGATCATCTGGGCGAAGGACGAGGCCGACGGACAGGTGAAGGGCTTCATCGTCCCGACCTCGACCCCCGGCTACACCGCGACGAAGATCGAGGGCAAGATCAGCCTGCGACCCGTGCAGAACGCCGACATCGCCCTCACCGACGTCCGCGTGCCCGAGTCGCTCCGGCTGCAGAACGCGAACTCGTTCCGCGACACGGCCGCGGTGCTCCGCGCGACGCGCGCCGAGGTCGCCTGGGCGGCTGTCGGCACCGCGATCGGTGCCTACGAGGCCGCGCTCGCCTACGCCAAGGACCGCGTGCAGTTCGGCCGGCCGATCGCCTCGCACCAGCTCGTCCAGGAGCACCTCGTGAACGCGATCGGCAACATCACCGCCTCGCTCGGCATGGTGGTGCGCGCCTCGCAGATGCAGGACGCCGGCGAGCTGCGCGACGAGCACTCGGCCCTCGCCAAGGCGTATGCCACCTCGCGCATGCGCGAGACCGTCGCGTGGGCGCGCGAGGTCTGCGGCGGCAACGGCATCGTGCTCGAGTACGACGTCGCCCGCTTCTTCGCCGACGCGGAGGCGCTGTACTCGTACGAGGGCACCCGCGAGATGAACACCCTCATCGTGGGCCGCGCGATCACCGGTGAGGCGGCGTTCGTCTGATCGGAGCCGGCCGGGCGCTGCCCGCCCGGCCGCGATAGCCTTGACCGCATGACCCCCGCCCGTCGCCGCGCCCTCACCGGCGCCGTCGCGACGTTCGCGCTGTTCACCCTCTTCGCCGGCCAGTTCTGGCGCAACCTCCTCGGCTGGTGGGGCTTCGGCGCCGTGGCGCTCCTCGTGCTCTCCGGCATCGTCTGGCTCGTCGTCACCGCGAAGCCGGCGTGGAACTGGCGGCGGGTGCCGAAATCGACGCTCGCCTTCCTCGGCATCGCGGCGCTCTCCATCGCCTGGTCCGCGTACCCGGCCTCCTCGGCGCTGGCCGTCGCCTCCACGCTCCTCACCGCGTTCGCCGGGGTCGCGCTCGCGCTGTGCCTGCCATGGGACCGCTTCGTCGGCGCCCTCGCCGGGGCACTGAAGTGGATCCTCGGCCTGTCGATCGCGTTCGAGCTGTGGGTCGCGATCGTCGTCCGCCGGCCGGTGCTGCCCGTGTTCCCCGACTTCGATCCCGCGGCCTACGCGGAATCGGGCGAGAAGATCCCCATGGCCTTCTACTGGTCGCGCGCGCTGCTCTTCGACGGCGGGCCCATCGAGGGCATCGTCGCAAGCCGGAACCTGCTCGCCATGACGGCCCTCCTCGGCGTCATCGTCTTCGGCGCCCTGCTCGCGGCCGGCAGCATCCGCCGCGCGCAGGGCATCGGCTGGCTCGTCGTCGCCGGTCTCACCCTGGTGCTCACCAGGTCGGCCACGGTCATCCTGGTCGCCGGACTCGTGCTCGCCGCCTGGGGCTTCGCCGCCTGGGCCAGGCGCGTCGGCCCCGACCGGCGCCGCCCCGTCTATCTCACCGCCGTCCTCGGGCTCGTGGCATCCGGCACCCTGCTCATCGTGTTCTGGGGGCGTCTGCTGGCGCTGTTCGGCAAGAGCGAGGACGTCACCGGCCGGTTCGACATCTGGAACGCCGTCATCGGCCTCGCGACCGAACGCCCGTGGGCCGGCTGGGGCTGGATGAGCTACTGGATGCCCTGGGTCGAGCCGTTCAACGACCTCGCCGAACGCAAGGGCGTCGTGTACCTGCAGGCGCACAACGCCTGGCTCGACGTCTGGGTGCAGCTCGGCGTGATCGGCGTGATCGCGTTCGCCTCCGTCGTGATCGGCGCGCTGTGGCGATCCTGGTTCCTCGCCGTCGACCGCCCGATGGATGCCTCGGGCCGCCCCCTGCCGTACTCGGCCGCGTCGCTCGTGCCGCTGCTCGTACTGGTGGCCCTCATCGGACAGAGCCTCGCCGAGAGCCGCCTCCTCGTCGAAGGCGGATTCGCCGTGCTGCTCGCGATCGCCTGGGCGACGAAGCGACGGCAATGGGCGCCCGAGCCGCTTCCGGCCGCGCCCGCG harbors:
- a CDS encoding WhiB family transcriptional regulator — encoded protein: MGNPEYRSGVPEDWFVDPVRLGVPGVRGNVDDDPLAWQSDALCAQTDPEAFFPEKGGSTRDAKKICTGCEVRAQCLEYALANDERFGIWGGLSERERRKLRKRAG
- the galE gene encoding UDP-glucose 4-epimerase GalE, which produces MSWLVTGGAGYIGAHVVRAFQAKGIETVVIDDLSSGRRAFLPDGTPFVQGTILDGPLLEDTFSRFPITGVVHLAGFKYAGVSVQRPLHTYQQNVTGTTTLLAAMAERGVERIVFSSSAAVYGTPDVDLVTEATEKHPESPYGESKLIGEWLLADQARATGLAHTSLRYFNVVGSGSDEIYDVSPHNLFPLVFDALLEGRTPRINGDDYPTPDGTCVRDYIHVADLADAHVVAAERLDAGAPLEPVYNLGSGDGVSVGEIMHAVAEVTGIAFQPEIGPRRTGDPARIVASGELAARDLDWRMRHTLEDMVRSAWEARRAAA
- a CDS encoding helix-turn-helix domain-containing protein; translated protein: MLQTIACIALPQMAPFEFGVICEVFGIDRREHGGPTFDFHVVAADPGPVRTKLGFDIVVNEGLDAARTADLVAVPASLIDQAPDERVLEVVRDAVDRGAWVLSVCSGSFTLGHAGVLRGRRATTHWMYTDRMAELFPDTEVDPDVLFVQDGKVVTGAGTAAGIDAALHIVRTELGQSAANIVARRMVVPPQRDGGQSQFIQTPVVEYRSDSFARITEWMLEHLDEDLTVDRLARKALMSPRTFARKFRAETGTTPNAWLNRQRLLRAQQLLEETDLTLEEIAREAGFGQAAVMRHHFLKVLQTTPTAYRRLFGVRTAAAGSPARVAAAAGAQHELIAAG
- the manA gene encoding mannose-6-phosphate isomerase, class I; amino-acid sequence: MFVAIRNTPRDYAWGSTNDIAAFLGTAPSGGPEAELWLGAHPGSPARIVDPAQTGGAADLAEWIAADPERALGPGLGASGRLPFLLKLLAAGGPLSLQAHPTPEQARAGFAREEADGVAIDAYDRNYKDAFHKPELIVAVSETFDALSGFRPLAEVRAVLAALRQADAADEQPDPGALDLLESHLAGEDGLERTVEWLLQDGRGGDTGQASWVVERVVRLAPAASAAAPGLARSFETVGELAEAYPGDPGIVISLLLNRVRLARGEALYLRAGNIHAYLRGLGIELMAASDNVLRGGLTPKHIDVSELVDVLDFTPIEPPRLEPEATSPGVRTFRPDVPDFVLHRVEPGASEARIVLDGPAIVLAEGGAVRLDGAADAIDVPRGGAVYVTPDERELVVTGAGVAWVATTGAGIGASLE
- a CDS encoding acyl-CoA dehydrogenase family protein; the encoded protein is MTFEPLASDFYSYERLLTDEEREALGRLRAWLEADVKPIIGGYWERAEFPMQVVKPLAELGVLSYAWGETKPFENSAVFRGFVALELARVDASVGTFVGVQNGLATGSISLAGSAEQRAEWIPKLASGEVIGAFGLTEPTSGSDSARGLRTTARREGDEWVLNGAKRWIGNATFSDITIIWAKDEADGQVKGFIVPTSTPGYTATKIEGKISLRPVQNADIALTDVRVPESLRLQNANSFRDTAAVLRATRAEVAWAAVGTAIGAYEAALAYAKDRVQFGRPIASHQLVQEHLVNAIGNITASLGMVVRASQMQDAGELRDEHSALAKAYATSRMRETVAWAREVCGGNGIVLEYDVARFFADAEALYSYEGTREMNTLIVGRAITGEAAFV
- a CDS encoding O-antigen ligase family protein, with product MTPARRRALTGAVATFALFTLFAGQFWRNLLGWWGFGAVALLVLSGIVWLVVTAKPAWNWRRVPKSTLAFLGIAALSIAWSAYPASSALAVASTLLTAFAGVALALCLPWDRFVGALAGALKWILGLSIAFELWVAIVVRRPVLPVFPDFDPAAYAESGEKIPMAFYWSRALLFDGGPIEGIVASRNLLAMTALLGVIVFGALLAAGSIRRAQGIGWLVVAGLTLVLTRSATVILVAGLVLAAWGFAAWARRVGPDRRRPVYLTAVLGLVASGTLLIVFWGRLLALFGKSEDVTGRFDIWNAVIGLATERPWAGWGWMSYWMPWVEPFNDLAERKGVVYLQAHNAWLDVWVQLGVIGVIAFASVVIGALWRSWFLAVDRPMDASGRPLPYSAASLVPLLVLVALIGQSLAESRLLVEGGFAVLLAIAWATKRRQWAPEPLPAAPARPRLDDERPSTDVQPAR